A stretch of DNA from Desulfosarcina ovata subsp. ovata:
TATCATCTATTAGTTTAGCAATATTGCGTTTGGCCTCTTTTGAAAAAATGGAGCGCGAAACCACCTTAACAGTGTTGATAACACTCTTATTTCTAAGAGACTCTCTATAGTCGATATGGCTTATGAAATACTGTTCATCAAGGCAGGGAATGTTCTTTTCTCCTTGCATTGCGAAAAAATGGATTTCATGCCCTCTATTCTTTAACAATTCCGCCATATCGAAAGCTAATCGGCAGTCACCGCCTCTTAAGTGATGGTAGGAGTTAATAATTACAATTTTCATAGCGCAAATATTGAGGCCGGTTTAAGAAACAGGCTAACCAGGACGGAAATTTTAGACACTAAATTAAGGCTTGGGGCTTTTCTCGATAACCCATTCGGTATGTTCCATATGAAGTGCCAATGTATACAAAGCTCGCAAATGGATCGAATTTTATCGAAAACACCGTCATGCCGGGCGACAGATTAAAATTTGCCTCCCGCCAAATTTTACCATTGTCTATGGACATGAATACCCCATTCCCGTTTCCATAACCCAAGGCGCGGCGACCGGCAAAAACCAGATCGGGGTTGTCAGGTGCATAATTGATGCATTGCGTGTACATGGTTCCGAAAAAATCCCGTCGCAAACCATGGCGATAATCACGATGTGCAGCTGACTGCTCTTCAATTCGATATACGCCCCTTGTTGTCGCAAGCAATACGACGCCTCGGGGCGTTATTTTTATATCCAAAATGGCTCTCTCGGGGATATCAAGTTTAACCCTTGGGCGGTATGATTCACCGTGGTCTATGGAAGATAAAATTTCGCATTGTTTGCCAGTGGCTTCCCATATCGCATACAATGTTTTTCCGTCAGTAGATAAAGCTCGCGCGGTTTGGGACATGCGCCGCCAGGTGCTCCCTCCATTTACACTTAAAAAGGGGCCGGCATAGACCAGTTCTGAAATAGTGGGGTGAAAGCAGACAAAATAGAACCGATCTCTTAATTGGGAAGTTTCCGAGAAAGACTTTCCGTAATTATGACTTACCAAAAGCCCTTTTTTACCCCACTGACCAAAGCCCATAACTATATGCTTCCCCCTTGCGCTGGCCGACGAGACACTCTTTGCACCATCTATCCGAGGGGTTCTCACCTCCCTGAAAGTCAGGCAATTGTCACGGGTTTCCCATAAACCATGATCCGTCAGGCAAAAGATCATGCGGCCCGGCGCAAGAAAAATAATATCCACCATCCGTGCGCCGGTGAAACCTGATCCGGAAAAATGCCAGGATTCACCACCATTTTCTGTCCGAATAATTCGGGCTCGGCCATTGGTAACATGCAGGCAGGTCTCAGGCTTGGTAGGGTGGGGCGCAAATGGGCTGGAAAAATAAAATCCCGGCTTCCCAAGCACATTTTCTGGATCAATAGAGCCAGGCTTTTTCCATGTATACCCACCGTCATCACTTGAGCAGGGCGGTTGTCCGCTTTTGTCGGCCCTGATGTAAATTTTCTTCGCGTTCACCGGGCTGACATAGATATCAGTTATGTCGGTAGACCATAGATAAGCCGAGGGCAATTTTCTAAAACTCTTTCCATAATCCTCGGAAACCGCAACACCTTTCTTCCCCATAGCAGCATAAACAAATTGAGGTGCAGCGGGGCTGTTTCCAATTGATCGGGGGGGGGCAGGAAGTCCTGCCCCGATAGGCGTCATCGTATCGTTAAGGTATCTGAAGAGACCCTTCCTGGAAGCGAGTAAAATTGCCCCCTCTCTATCCATTGACAGCGCCATGTCATGAATTTCGGTATCGTGGCATTGCGTTTGATGCCAGCTTTCACCGCCGTCCCTGCTCTCCAAAAGGCCTTCACTTGCGGAAGCGCACCATACCCTCAGACAACGGCTTTGCAGGCCTCTTTCATTTGTCGGCGGCTGAAAAAGAATTAAATCTCCTTTAGATACCTGTTTAAAGAAATCTGTTCTCCTGACCATTTTCCAACTCTCTCCACCATCCGTGGTCAGGATAATTCCCTGATAGCGTTTGGGGTATTTCATACCCCGTTGGCGGTCATAGCCGAGAAACCCCGCGGCTATTACGGTTTCAGGGTTATACGGGTCAACCGCAATTGATCGGGCACCATAGGCAAAAAAGCCCCTGAATTTCGGAGCCCAGCTTTTTCCACCATCTGTTGACCTCCAGACACCTGACTGGTCAGTACTGAGATAGGCAATGTTTGGTTTGCTAGGCGCATAAGCTAAAGCATGAACATATTGGAAGCCATCACCCCCAGCCATGTTTAGTTCTTTCATCCTGCCTGTGGAGAGGGGAATGCTGGCCCAAAAATTGTCCACTGCATTCACTTTGGAATTTGCAGCAAGCAGACGCAACGGAAACATCATGGACAACAGAAAGGAGGTGCCGATTTTTATAAAAACTCGCCTTTTCATCGAGGTAAATAATTTTGTGGGTGATCTATCAATCCCGAAGAGATATAGAATCTACATGCTTTATTGATGTTGGGCATAAAGAAACGGCAATTGGCTCATCGAGCCCTCAAGGTTGTTGCGCCAATAATTGATTTTGTCCTCAAGAATTTTTCTATGGGAAGCCCGATCTTTCCAGCCACGATCAATAATGTCTTTCACATTCTCAGTGGAGACCATGTCTATATCTACAGTGTAGTCTCCTAGTCCAACAAGCTTCATATATTCCCGAAGCTTAAACTGATAATTAATGGATACTGTAGGGGTAAATATCCCCGTCGAAAATATACATGCATGCATACGGGTTACAAGGCAAAGTTCAAGAAGCCCCATTATTCCCTTTAACTCTGATGGGGTATACAGCCGTTCTAAAATAGTGAGGCCCTTCTTATTTCTCATGAGGTCAGCTATTTCCTTTGCGGTCGCCAAGTCATCCTCACGACATCCCTCCGTTAATACGTTGGTGGCAATGAAAAGAATTTGCACGCCTTTCTCTTCGATGTATTGATCAGCAACTGTGGCGATTGCTTTTTTATAATCATCGTAACCACTTTCCCCTTGGGCCTTGATGTAGTCCCATTGCATGACAGACATCCCAAGTAACGGTTGAGCTTCTTTTTTCAAACCGTACTGGTTTAATAGTCGCCATGAATTTTTTTCCGATATGGCGTCCTGCAGCACTGCCACATCGCAAGTGTCAACTATCACGGGTTTTGTAACACCGAGATCTTCGAGAGTTTCGTTCGACTTTCTGTCTCTTAGATATATAACGTCGCATTTATTAAGAACTATTTTGGATAAATAGCGAGTCAGTCTGAAATGGAAGGGCCCTATTGTTTGCGGAAATAGTATCAGAAACTTATTGTAGCTTTTAACCATCCACAACATGTACAAAGAAAAAAGAATCGCCTTATAAAAGTTATCGTTTATACGCTCTGCACCGACACTGACGATAATGTCTGACTCTTTCACCTTTTTTATGGCGGTAAGTGTTTTATTGTTAAATGTATAGAGAGTCTCTGGCACATGAATATGGGGCCTCCTTAAGACAACCGCGAGACAATTAACCATCATCCAAAAACTCGTTCTTGCAAGCCAAAGCAACTGTCGTAACCGCGTTTGGTTCAGTGGAAGAGAGATAAGTTCATGATAACATGGTAATTTCGTCAATTTATGGATTGACTCTGGCGTTTGCGCCAAGACTTCAATAGCAACTCCAGGAAAATTTTTCTTAAGAAGTCGAACGCTATTTTCAACAAGTGCGCCAGAGCCGATATTGGCAGCGGAATAAGCCTCTATAATTAATATTTTCATGATGGAATCCCGCCCTCAATATCGTTTATCAGGCCGATCGCTGTTTTACCATGGAGATAAGTCTCTTTTTCAATTTTCACAATTCTGCTTTTCAGTTCTTCAGCCACCTGTTCCCTGTTTCGCCAAAGCGAAGAAATTTTATTAATTAAAACACCCGTCTCGATGTTATCAATGTTGTAGACATAGTCCTGCATTCCCATCATCTCGCCGATTATCCCGTGACATCGGAAGTCGCCGTCATGAGTTATCAGCAATGAGGGGACTGCCGAGCATACTGCGTCAATTGTAAAATGGAGACGGGTGCCGATGGTCATGTCCAGACATGCTGCCATGCCTTTAAGTTCATGGGATGAATACTCGTTACTTACAATATGAATCCTTTCGGGACTCAGAGCCTTGTCTTTTATCATTTTTGCGGTAATACGGTCATCCAATACCTCCGTTGGCCCAATGGAGTGGGGGATGAAGACAACCGTTGCATGAAGCTTGTCCGTTAAAAAGTTTACAGTTTCGACAATTGGCGCCAATGCTTCTTTGCGCCGGTTCATCATTTTTCTCCCCGGAAATGCGAAGTCGAGTTTTCTCTGACTGACTGCCATCCCAA
This window harbors:
- a CDS encoding WD40/YVTN/BNR-like repeat-containing protein, whose protein sequence is MKRRVFIKIGTSFLLSMMFPLRLLAANSKVNAVDNFWASIPLSTGRMKELNMAGGDGFQYVHALAYAPSKPNIAYLSTDQSGVWRSTDGGKSWAPKFRGFFAYGARSIAVDPYNPETVIAAGFLGYDRQRGMKYPKRYQGIILTTDGGESWKMVRRTDFFKQVSKGDLILFQPPTNERGLQSRCLRVWCASASEGLLESRDGGESWHQTQCHDTEIHDMALSMDREGAILLASRKGLFRYLNDTMTPIGAGLPAPPRSIGNSPAAPQFVYAAMGKKGVAVSEDYGKSFRKLPSAYLWSTDITDIYVSPVNAKKIYIRADKSGQPPCSSDDGGYTWKKPGSIDPENVLGKPGFYFSSPFAPHPTKPETCLHVTNGRARIIRTENGGESWHFSGSGFTGARMVDIIFLAPGRMIFCLTDHGLWETRDNCLTFREVRTPRIDGAKSVSSASARGKHIVMGFGQWGKKGLLVSHNYGKSFSETSQLRDRFYFVCFHPTISELVYAGPFLSVNGGSTWRRMSQTARALSTDGKTLYAIWEATGKQCEILSSIDHGESYRPRVKLDIPERAILDIKITPRGVVLLATTRGVYRIEEQSAAHRDYRHGLRRDFFGTMYTQCINYAPDNPDLVFAGRRALGYGNGNGVFMSIDNGKIWREANFNLSPGMTVFSIKFDPFASFVYIGTSYGTYRMGYREKPQALI
- a CDS encoding polysaccharide pyruvyl transferase family protein; the protein is MKILIIEAYSAANIGSGALVENSVRLLKKNFPGVAIEVLAQTPESIHKLTKLPCYHELISLPLNQTRLRQLLWLARTSFWMMVNCLAVVLRRPHIHVPETLYTFNNKTLTAIKKVKESDIIVSVGAERINDNFYKAILFSLYMLWMVKSYNKFLILFPQTIGPFHFRLTRYLSKIVLNKCDVIYLRDRKSNETLEDLGVTKPVIVDTCDVAVLQDAISEKNSWRLLNQYGLKKEAQPLLGMSVMQWDYIKAQGESGYDDYKKAIATVADQYIEEKGVQILFIATNVLTEGCREDDLATAKEIADLMRNKKGLTILERLYTPSELKGIMGLLELCLVTRMHACIFSTGIFTPTVSINYQFKLREYMKLVGLGDYTVDIDMVSTENVKDIIDRGWKDRASHRKILEDKINYWRNNLEGSMSQLPFLYAQHQ